The genomic stretch CGCTTGAGGCCCCACTTGCCGTCTTCGATGGCGGAGCGCGTTTTCGCGATCGCCTCGTCGCTGATATCGCGCACCACCACGTCGTAGCCGGCGGCCGCGAACACCTGGGCGATGCCGCCGCCCATCACGCCGCCGCCGAGGCAGCCCACCTTCCGCACGTCTTCGAACTTCATCGCGCCCGCACCTCCGTCCGGGCACCGTGCGCCCGGGAGAATTCTGTGCCGTGCACGCTACACGAGGCGCCCATCGCGGTGAAGCGCCTCGCGGCCTCTTACCCCCTACCCCCGCGAACGGTCCCAGCGGAACGCCAGCCGCGCCAGCAGGCCCGCACCGACGAACCACGCCGCCAGCACCGCCAGGACCCGCTCAATCTCCCAGCTGCCGCCGTAATCCACCGCCGCCACCCACTCCGGCAGGAACACGTAGCGGAAACCCTGCGCCATCCACTTCAGCGGAAAAACGCTCGCGACCGCCTGCAGCCACCCCGGAACCGATGAGTACTGGATGAACACGCCGCTGATGAACTGGAGAACGAGGTACGGCGGCTGCACCACCGCCGGAGCCGCCGTCGAACTCCGGATTAGCCGCGTGTACGCAATCCCGAGCAGGCTGCACGAGCCCACGCCGAGGAACAGCACCGCTGCGAACACCGCCCACCGCCCCGCGTCCCGCGGCGGCGATACCCCGTAGAAGGTCATACCGATCGCCAGGATGATCGCGACCATCAGCACCGCCGTCGTGATCGCCAGCCCCACCTTGCCGATGAAGTACGCCGTGCGCGGCAGCGGCGTCGCCGAAAGCCGCCGCAGCAGGCCGTCGTGCTGCTCGATCGCGATGCCGATCGCCAGCCCCGCGAAGCCGGCGCTCATCACCCCTGCGGCGATCATCCCCGGTACGAAGTACTGCGCGAACGGCACCGTCCCCCGCCCGGGCGGCCCCGGCAGGTCGCCAGAAAACACTGTCGAGAACACCACCACGAACAGGACCGGCAGCAGGAACGTGAAGAAGACCTGGTCGGTTGAGCGGAAGAAGCCGACCAGCTCAATCCCGACCCGGCTCGCCCCGAGGCGCGCCAGCCGGGCCGGCGAGTTCGGCGCGAAGGTGCGCGGTCCGGGTGTCCGCCCGCTCATCCCGCCGACTCGCCATTGCCGCCGTGTTCCCGGACCAGCCGCAGGTAGATGTCCTCCAGCGTCGGCCGGCGCACCTCAAGCCCCGGCACCTCCCCGCAGCCCTGCGCCTCCGCCCACCGCGCGAGCGCGACGACGACGGCCGTCGGCTCCGGCGTCAGCAGCTCCAGGCGGCCATCGGCGTGGGCTTCCCAGTCGCCCGGCGGCGGCGGAAGCCCGGGGGGCGGGTCGATCGTGACGCGCGCCAGCTCCCGCTCCCGGCCGCCGATCGTATGCGGCGGGCCGAGCTCCACGATTCGGCCCCGCACGATGATCCCCACCCGGTCGGCCAGCTCCTCCGCTTCGTCGAGGTAGTGGGTCGTGAGCAGGACGGTTCGGCCGCGGGCGGCGAACTCCTTGATGACCGCCCAGGCCTGCCGCCGGCCCTCAGGGTCCAGACCCGTCGTCGGCTCGTCGAGGAAGAGCAGCTCCGGGTCCCCGATCAGCCCGAGCGCCAGGTCAGCCCGCCGTTTCTGGCCGCCTGAGAGCTTCCCAATCCGGGTATTCCGCTTCTCCTCCAGGCCGACCATCGCAATCGCTGTGTCCGGGTCGAGCGGGTCCGGGTAGAACCCGGCGAAGTGGCGCAGCAGTTCCCGCGGGGTGAGGGCATCGAAATACCCCGCCGACTGAAAGACGACGCCGACCCGCACCCGCCACGCGAGCCCGCCCGCCTCCGGGTCCGTGCCGAGCACCCGCACCTCCCCCGCCGTCCGCCGCCGGAACCCTTCGAGAATCTCGACGAATGTCGTCTTGCCCGCCCCATTCGGGCCGAGCAGGGCGAACACCTCCCCGGCCGGCACCTCCAGCGACACGCCCGCGACCGCCTCCAGCGCTCCGTACCGCTTTACGACATCGCGGGCTTCGATTGCGGCGGACATCGCGGACAGATTCTAGAGCGGACATTAACAACCCCGGGGCGCAGCATGGAGAGCACCCGTGTTGCACGCGTGTGCCCCCTGCTGCATCGCGCCATTCCGCCGTACTATCTGGCACATGGCTCGCCGCGCCCGCCTCCTGGCCTTCCTCGCCCTGCTGCTCGTGGCGCTCGGCATCTCCCTCGGCGCCTGCACCGGCGCCGACGAGCCGGCCGCACCCGCACGCTCGCCCACCGAGGCCCCGGCCGCACCCACGCCCGCGCCGTCCCCCTCCCCAAACCCTGCGCCCGCCCTCCGCGGCACCCCGGGCTGCCGCCAGCCCCTGCCCGCCGACCTCAAGGCGGGCGAGACGGTCTCCCGCACTCTCCAGTCCGCCGGGCGCACCCGCACCTACCTCGTCTACCTCCCGCCCTCGGCCGGCCCGGCGGCCGAGCCGATGCCGCTCGTCCTCAACTTCCACGGGCTCGGCAGCACCGGCGCCCAGCAGCACATCTACGGCGGCTGGGTGCCCATCGCCCAGCGCGAAGGCTTCGTCGTCGCCAGCCCCAACGGCGTCCAGAACTCCTGGCTCATCGCCGCCGGTCTCGATGACATCCAGTTCGTCTACGACCTTGTCGCCGCGCTCGGCAACGAACTCTGCCTCGACCCCGCCCGCGTCTACGCCACCGGCATGTCGAACGGCGGCTTCATGTCGACCACCCTGGCCTGCCGCGCGCAGGACCTCATCGCGGCGGTCGCCCCGGTGGCCGGCGAATCCGCCCCGGCCGCCGGCTGCGGCGAACGCCCGGTGCCCATGGTCCTCTTCCACGGCACCGACGATACGGTCGTGCCCTACCAGGCCGGGACCATCAACGCCGGCGCCGTTTCGGGGACGCCCTTCCCCGGTGTGGCCGCCGTGCTCGACGCCTGGGCGAAGCACAACGGCTGCAGCGATGCCCCGCCGGCGGAGACCCGCATCGCCGCCGACGTCGTGAAAGTCGAGTACCAGGGCTGCCGGGCGCCCGTGGTGCACTACCGGGTCGAAGGGGGCGGCCACACCTGGCCCGGCGCGGTGCCGGTCCCGCGGCTCGGCGCCACGACCACCTCCATCAGCGCCAGCGACATCGCCTGGGAGTTCTTCAAGGCGCACCCGAGGACGCCCTAGTTCCGCGGCCTCAGCCGTAGACGGAGCGTCCCCCGCCCCCGGCGCTCCCGCGCGCCTGGCGGAGGTCGGCTGCCGCCTGGGCCGCGAGCGCCCCCGCATCGCCGCACACGGTGATCATCTGGAAGCCCGCCGCCGCGTGTTTCGCCGCCAGTGCCGCGTTCGCGTGGATGCCCGCGACGATGCCGCGCTCCCGGCAGGCGGCCGCAATCCGCAGCCGGGCCGCTTCGAAGGCGCCCTCGTTGTCCATCCGCGGCGGCAGCCCGAGCGTGATGCTCAGGTCGGCCGGCCCCACGTAGACCGCATCGATGCCCGGCACCGCGAGGATCTCTTCCAGCCGCTCGAGCGCCTGCTGCGTCTCGATCATCGGGATGCAGGCCACTTCCCGGTTCGCCCCGGCGAAGTAGTCCGCCCCGGCGTAGTAGGCCGCGCGCGTCGGGCCGAAGCTCCGGTACCCCTCCGGGTAGTAGCGGCAGGCGCCCACCGCCTGGCGGGCCTCCTCCGGGCTGTTCACCAGCGGGATGATGACGCCCATCGCACCGGCATCGAGCACCTTGCCGATGATCCCCGGCTCGTTCCAGGGCACCCGCACGAAGGGCACCGTCTCCGTCCCGCCGATGACCTGCAGCATCGCCACCGCTGCCTGGTAATCAACTACGCCGTGCTGCATATCGATGCACAGCCAGTCGAACCCCTGGTGGGCCATGATTTCGGCCGTAAACGTGTTCGCAATTGAAAGCCAGCCCCCGAAGGTGACCTCGCCCCGGGCCCAGCGCTCCTTCACCGTGTTCGTCCGCATCCCGGCTCCTTTCAGCGGCTTGCCGCCCGCTCCAGCACCGACGGATTGACGCACGACGGCGGCGTCCGCCCCGTCAGCACGGCCACCAGGTTCCGGACGGCCATGTCCCGCATCGCCGCCCGCGTCTCCACCGTCGCCGAGCCCACGTGCGGCAGCACGATGACGTTCTCCATCGCGAGCAGCGGTTCGTCCGGCGCGGGCGGCTCCGGGTCGAGCACATCGAGCGCGGCCCCGGCGATCGTCCCGTCGCGCAGCGCGGCCGCCAGGGCCTGCTGGTCGACCACCTGCCCCCGCGAGGTGTTGATGAGCCACGCCGTCGGCTTCATCAGCGCCAGCTCTCGCGCGCCGATGAGGTGGTGCGTCGACGGGTCAAGGTTCACGTGGAGCGTCACCACGTCGGAGAGTTCCAGCAGCTCCTCGAGCGGAACCGGGCGGCAGTCCTCCAGCCCTTCGACCGGCTCGTTGACGAGGTCGTGGTAGACCACTTCCATCCCGAACGCCTGCGCGCGCAGGGCCACGGCCTGTCCGATCCGCCCGAAACCGATGATGCCGAGGGTCTTGCCGGCCGGGTCCCACCCCAGCGGCGGCGGCGGTTCGCGCCGGCTCCAGCCGCCCGCCCGCACATACGCAGCGTTCGCGAACAGCCGCCGGGCGATCGCCAGGATGAGCGCCATCGTCAGGTCGGCCACCGCGCCGCTCAGCACCCCCGGGGTGTTGCAGACGGCGATGCCGCGGGCCGTGGCCGCCTCGAGGTCGACGTTGTTGTAGCCCACGCCGAAGTTCGAAATCACCCGCAGCCGCGGCGCACGGTCGAGCGTCTCCGCCGGCAGCGGGAAGAGCGCGCTGCAGAGGATCCCCTCCGCCCGCGGCAGCGCCTCGGCGATCGCCGCCGGGTCGCTGCCCGTCACGATCGGCGTCACCGAGCGGCGCAGGTCTTCGAGCAGCCCGGCGGGCAGGTCGATGGCGATGATGGCCGGCGGCTTCGACATCGGGGCAAGGCTACTCCGGCCGCATGAACGCTGCCACCCCCGCTCGCTACTTCCGGGTCAGGTCGGCGACCAGCGTCTCCGGCTTCGGGAAGTCGAGGTCTGCGTAGACCGCCACCAGCTTCGCGTCCTTCGGCACATCAAAGGTCACCCAACCGCGGATCGTCCGCCCCTGGGCGAGGTCGGTCATCTTCAGCGCCGGCTCGCGGCCGAAGAACGCCGGGTCGTAGGTGTAGCCCTTCTCGTCCTGGACCGTGAAGTCGAAGGTCGCGACCGACACGCTCCCCTTCGCCGCCTCGATGCTGACCTCGATGGCGACGAGCCGGCGGCCCGGTTCGACCACGGCGTCCGGTGCGCGCGCGGGGTCCTCAACCGCGTGGACCGTGACCCGCGCCTTGCCGGCCTCGACGGTCTCACCGAGCTTCGGCCCCGACCCGGGCGGCGGAACGGTCGGCGCGGGCCCGCTGTCGCCGAAATCGTCGCCGCTGCCGCCGGCGAGCCCCGAGCAATCGGCTGCGACCCAGCGGCCGTCCTCCCACTTCCAGGGTTCGAACTCGCCGGCGCCGACAAAGTCCTCGAACCCCTCGGCGGCCTTCGGCGCCTCGATCGTGACCGAGACCTCCGCGCCGTCCTTCGTGAAGTTGCGGACCTCGACGCCGGCGACCTTGAAGTCCTTCAGCTTCACGCCCGCGAGCTGCTCGATGAACACGACGCCGAGGCGGGTGGTCGATTCGAACTCCTTGAAGTCCACCTGGTCGCGGCACTCCTTCGCGTAGGAGTCGTACCATTTCCGGTAGTCGCCCTTGAACAGGCCTTCCGCAGCCTCCCGGACGGCCCGTTTGAGGCCTTCTTCCGTCCGGGCCTGCCCGTCACCGCCGCCGCAGGCGGCAGCGAACAGGATGACGGCGGCACCGAGGGCGAGTGCGGCGAGGGCGCGAAACCGGGGCATGGCGGGCTCCCCCTGGGAAATCAGGGCCGCAGCATATCACCTGTTCGGTGATTCGGCGGATAACAGCCGCCCCGGGGAACCGACGATGCAGAGACGGAGGCTTACCCGCCCGCCGTGGCAGCAGCGACAACCCGGTCGCCGAGCCCCATGCTTGCCGCCACACGAACTGCCAAAGCCTGGTGGTCTGGCAGACCGAGGAGGATGACGCGCTCGTACCGCTCGAGCAGCCCCACATACAGCTCTGCGAGGAACGACGGGCTTGCGACAATCTCGTCGAGCGCCACGCTGATTTCTGGGGCGTCGTCTTCCGGCAGCTCCTCAAGAATCTGCCGCGCCCGCCACCTGGTCGCGAACGTTCGGCCACTATCTTTCAGGCGCAGCTCCATGGCCCACCTCGGTATCGAGCAATGGTACAGGAAAATAGGCACTGGCAACCGTAAACGGGAGGTGGGCGAACGGGCTGGCCTGCATCCGGGAATTAGACAGGCTCACGAGCCCGCCCCCGGAAGCGATGTCGAGTGTGGCGCCGGGGATGGCTCCAATCGCCAGGGCAACGTGGTGCAGCCCGTACCCGCGGTACGGCTCCGCGCGTGACGTGATCCCCTCCTCGAAGGCCCGCGCAATGCATTCCTCGGGCGGCAGGTCACCGAGCACGGGCCGCAGGTTGGCTGCGAAGCCCGGGCCGAAGTCCGCAACTGCAAGGTGTACCCCCGGCGTGCCGCTGGTCCGCCCGGTGTGGGTCTGGAGGACGGCGTAGCAGTCGGAGCCGTGGTCGCGTGCGTTCCCGGACAGCTCCGATGCTACGGTGAAAATCGGTTCGATGAGGCTTGCCAGCCCTGCCGCGCGCAGCACCCCCTCCAGGCGGATGCCCATCTCCTCGAGTTCGGCAAAGTCGGTGATGCGCATCACCGGCACGTGGTGATGGATCCGGTAGGCGGCGGGCGCCCGCGCCCCGGGAGCAACACTCCAGCCGTTCACGACCAGCTCGTCGTACATTCCGATTCGGTCGAAGTAGGCAAGGACGGCCGGATCGCGCGGCAGCCGGACGGCAGCGCGGCGACCGGCTCGTTGCGCCCCCAGGCATTGGGCGAGCAGCGCCACAACGCCCGCCGGCGCAACCCACTTCACCTCGTGGAGGTCAATCTCAAGCTCGTCCGCCCGGCTGTCCGCGCCCAGAAATGCCAGGTCGGCGACCGTCCGCAGCTCTCCCGGGGCCACGAGAGGCCCGCTCATCGACTCGCCCCGCGGAAAAACAAAACTGGTCGGGGTGACAGGATTTGAACCTGTGGCCTCTGCGACCCGAACGCAGCGCTCTTCCAGGCTGAGCTACACCCCGCGCCTGCCCCCGAGCATACCAGCCAGCCCGCACAGGCGCGAGCGCGCACCCGTCCCCTAACCGCCGCCCGGCGTACCCTGTTGCCATGGATACCCTCCAGCCGCGGCTCGCCGCCCGCGCTGTCATCCTCGATGACCGCGGGCGCACCCTCCTCTTCCGCATCCACGCCCCGGGCGACCCCACCCGCGTCTTCTGGATCACCCCGGGCGGCGGCCTCGAACCCGGCGAAACCGAACTCGATGCCCTCCGCCGCGAACTCTTCGAAGAAACCGGCCTCCAGTCCTGCGACATCGGCCCCTGCGTCTGGGTCCGCGACCAGTCCTTCCGCTGGGGCGAGCGGCTCATCCGCCAGCGCGAGGCGTACTACCTCGTCCGCTGCCCCGCCTTCGAGGTCGATACCTCCCGCCACCTCGCTGAGGAGCGCGCCTTCCTCCAGCGGTACCGCTGGTTCACTCCCGAGGAGCTCGCCGGCTGGCCGGAGCGCCTCGTCCCGGCCAACTTCGCCGACCTCTTCGCGGCCCTCGCCCGCGGCGACCTCCCCCGCGAGCCGGTGCAGCTCGGCCGCTGAGCCCGCGCCCCGTCGCCCGGCCTCCCCTACAATCGCCGCGATGAACATCCTCGTTACCACCGACGGCTCCGAGCGCTCCGCCTGCATCCTCCCCCACGCCGCCGCCCTCGCCCGCGCGGTCGGTGCCCGGCTCCATCTCGCCCGCGTGCTCGATCCCCGCTCCGATGCGGCCGGCGTCGTCGCCGGGCGGCTCGCCGAGGCCGTCTCCGGCGTGCGAACCCGCTGGGAAGCCGAGCTCCGCACCCTCCTCGCGGACCATGGGATCGAGGGCGAGCCGCTCGTCATCGAGCGGCGCTGGGGCGAGGATGTCCCCGCAGCCATCCACCGCGCCGCCGATGAGCTCGGCGCTGTCCTGGTCGCCATGGCCTCCCGCGGGACCGGCGCCATCCGCCACGCCGTCTTCGGCAGCGTCACCATGGGCGTCCTCGGCCGGGCCGACCTGCCCGTCATGACACTCTCAGGCTGCCCGCCCGTCATGCCGCACGCAGGTCCCTACCACCTTCTGGTCACCACCGACGGCTCGCCCGATGCCCGCAGCGTCTTCCCCGCGCTCGCGCCCCTGCTCCTTCCCGGACGTGTCAGGGTCACCCTCGTCGAAGTTGTGGTCATGCGCGCCCTCGAAACCGAGCCCGAGGCGAAGGCGCGTGCCCTCCCCGGGCTCGAAGCCCTCCGCCCGCGCATCCCGGCCGGCGTGGAGGTCGCCTGCCACCTGCCGGTCGTGCCGCCGGGCGCGGGCATCGATACCGCCATCATCGAGGCCGCGAAGGAGCTCGGCGCCGACGCCATCGCCAGCGCCACCCACGGCCACAGCGCCCGGCGCCACCTCATCGCCGGGAGCACGGCGCTCGGCGTCGCCCGCCGCTCGCCGGTGCCGGTCATCCTCGTCAAAAGCGCCCCGGTCGATTGACCCCGGCCCCGGCTACCACGGCCGCTTCCAGCGGTTCCAGTTGAACGGCTCGATACCGTCGTCGGTAATCTGCCAGATGGTGGCCTCCGCCTTCCCGCCGCTGATTTCGAGGAAGCCGATGGTGCCGTACTGCGTTTCGAGGTTGTGCGGGTAGGTGGGCGAGCCCGGGTTCACGCAGAGGATGCCGTTGATCGTGTTGATTGCCTCCACGTGGGTATCGCCGTAGACCAGCACGTCGAGATCCGTCGTGCCGAAGTACCGCTTCAGCGCCCGCTCCAGCGTCAGGTGGGGCGGGTATTCCGGGATGGGCACATCGTGCACCAGCCCGACCTTCAGCCCCTCGAGCTCGAGCAGCCACGCCTCCCGCAGCCGCGGGTGGTCGGGCTGGACCGGCCGGCCGCCCGAGCCGTCCTCGCCGTTGCCGCGCGCTGCGTACGTCGGCGCGATGTCGTGCAGCTGGTCGATGACCACGAGGTCGTGGATGTCGCCCGCGTGGAGGATGCAGTCGACCCCGCGGAAGGCGTCGAACACCTGCGGCCAGAGCTCGTGGCGGGCTTCGGGAATGTGGGTATCGGAGATGAGACCGATGCGCATGGCCGAACTGTAGCAGCCCGCCGCCCGGCGTTCAGCGTGCGTCGCCTTCGGCCAAAACGGGCAGGAGCAGCCGGAAGATGCTCCCCCGGCCGGGCGTGCTCTCGGCCGAGAGCCACCCCCCGTGGGCCCGGGCGATGGCAAGCGCCGTCGGCAGGCCCAGCCCGGAGCCCCGCCCGACCGGCTTCGTCGTGAAGAACGGGTCGAAGATCTTCTCGAGCACCTCGGGCGGCATCCCGGTGCCGGTGTCGCGCACGGCGATGACGTGGTAGCGGCCGCGGGGCAGCTCGGGCGGCGCCCACCGGCGGCGGCTGCCCAGCTCCGCGGTGGTGCGGGTTACCGTGATCGTCCCGCCCTCCGGCATCGCATCCCGCGCGTTGACGAAGAGGTTGACGAGGACCTGCTCCAGCGCGCTCGCCGACCCCTTCACCCGCGCCTTCCCGGGGCCGCCCCGGATGACCAGCTTCACCTGGGGCTCCACCATCGGCCTGGCGAGCGCCGCCGACTCCGCAATCAGCTCGTCGAGGTCGACGACCTCGTCCTGCGCGATATCGGGCCGGCCGAAGGCGAGCAGCCGCCGTACGAGCCCTGCCCCGCGCTCGGCCGCGTGGGCCGCATCGTCGATCAGCTCGCGGAGGGCGGGGTCGGCCGGCGCGGCCTGCCGCAGCAGGTAGAGATTGCCGAGCACGGCGGTGAGCAGGTTGTTGAAATCGTGGGCCACGCCCCCGGCCAGCACGCCGAGGCTTTCCAGCTTCTGCGCCTGCCGGACGAGCAGCTCGAGCCGCTCCCGCTCGAGCTCGGCCTCCTTCCGGCGGGTGATGTTCAGGAAGCTGCCGACGGCCCGGAGCGGCCGCCCATTCGGGGCCCGCTCGATGATCCGCCCCCGGGTGAGGTACCAGCCGTAGCCGCCCCCGGGCAGGAGGTAGCGGTGCTCGACGTCGATCGCGCTGGCCTCCGCCCGCAGGTGCGCTTCGAAGGCGGCGACGACCGCGCGCCGGTCATCCGGGTGGACCCGCTCGAGCCAGTGGGGGAGCCCCGGCTGGGGCGGTGCCCCTTCGGAGTTGCCGGCGAAGGCGACCATCTCGTCGCGGGCGACGTCCCACTCCCACAGCGTGATCTCCGAGCGCTCCAGTGCGGCCGCGAGCCGCCGTTCCGCTGCGAGGCGCTGCTCCTCGGCGCGCAGCGCTTCGATGAGTGTCGCGCAGGTGGCAAGGAACGGCCGCAGGAAGGCGACATCCGCGTCGCTGTATCCCCCCGGCCGGTTCGCGACACCGACCATGCCGACCACCTCGCCGCGGCTCACGATCGGCAGGCCGAGGTAGCTGGTCAGCCGCGGATGCCCCGGCGGAGTCCCGTGGGCGCGCGGGTCCGAGCCCGGGTCGTTGCTGATGACGGGCTCCCCTGTCCGGAGCGTAACCCCGAAGAGCGTGTCGAGGTTCTCAAAGACGAGGTCCGGCGGTGCCGCCTCGGCCAGCCTCGCCCGGTCGGCGGGGTCCTCCGGGTAGGTCAGCGCAATAGCCCGCAGCTTCGGCGCCCCTCCCGGCTCGGCCATCGTCTCGCCGATGAATCCGTACTCGCTCTCCGTCAGGTCCAGCAGTGCGGCGAGGAGCCCCTCGAAGACAGCCTGGTGGTCCCCCGAGGCGATGAACTCTGCCTGCGCCCGCGAAATCGCCCC from Tepidiforma thermophila encodes the following:
- a CDS encoding PAS domain S-box protein, translated to MTNPADLETPELLVQRYLELSAEYEQFRYHLPEALIEFELPSARVTSMNRLAEVLLGYTVEDVLAGLYGYQVVDEESWRRALRAGEEDFAGTVHKGLPYERRPGQQVHRFTAIRKDGSRFPIEAQGSYIVDARGVPTGVRFLFRDISARVAAEREHARLAAIVESAGDAIVSRDLEGRILSWNRGAEALYGWTAAEMIGRTADVLAPPGREDEVRELTERVKRGEHVQVTTRRRARDGRIIDVELSLFPVRDEAGQVMAIGGIAREITERLRMTEELERTNRLLGAISRAQAEFIASGDHQAVFEGLLAALLDLTESEYGFIGETMAEPGGAPKLRAIALTYPEDPADRARLAEAAPPDLVFENLDTLFGVTLRTGEPVISNDPGSDPRAHGTPPGHPRLTSYLGLPIVSRGEVVGMVGVANRPGGYSDADVAFLRPFLATCATLIEALRAEEQRLAAERRLAAALERSEITLWEWDVARDEMVAFAGNSEGAPPQPGLPHWLERVHPDDRRAVVAAFEAHLRAEASAIDVEHRYLLPGGGYGWYLTRGRIIERAPNGRPLRAVGSFLNITRRKEAELERERLELLVRQAQKLESLGVLAGGVAHDFNNLLTAVLGNLYLLRQAAPADPALRELIDDAAHAAERGAGLVRRLLAFGRPDIAQDEVVDLDELIAESAALARPMVEPQVKLVIRGGPGKARVKGSASALEQVLVNLFVNARDAMPEGGTITVTRTTAELGSRRRWAPPELPRGRYHVIAVRDTGTGMPPEVLEKIFDPFFTTKPVGRGSGLGLPTALAIARAHGGWLSAESTPGRGSIFRLLLPVLAEGDAR
- a CDS encoding ABC transporter ATP-binding protein; this encodes MSAAIEARDVVKRYGALEAVAGVSLEVPAGEVFALLGPNGAGKTTFVEILEGFRRRTAGEVRVLGTDPEAGGLAWRVRVGVVFQSAGYFDALTPRELLRHFAGFYPDPLDPDTAIAMVGLEEKRNTRIGKLSGGQKRRADLALGLIGDPELLFLDEPTTGLDPEGRRQAWAVIKEFAARGRTVLLTTHYLDEAEELADRVGIIVRGRIVELGPPHTIGGRERELARVTIDPPPGLPPPPGDWEAHADGRLELLTPEPTAVVVALARWAEAQGCGEVPGLEVRRPTLEDIYLRLVREHGGNGESAG
- a CDS encoding NUDIX hydrolase — its product is MDTLQPRLAARAVILDDRGRTLLFRIHAPGDPTRVFWITPGGGLEPGETELDALRRELFEETGLQSCDIGPCVWVRDQSFRWGERLIRQREAYYLVRCPAFEVDTSRHLAEERAFLQRYRWFTPEELAGWPERLVPANFADLFAALARGDLPREPVQLGR
- a CDS encoding YfcE family phosphodiesterase translates to MRIGLISDTHIPEARHELWPQVFDAFRGVDCILHAGDIHDLVVIDQLHDIAPTYAARGNGEDGSGGRPVQPDHPRLREAWLLELEGLKVGLVHDVPIPEYPPHLTLERALKRYFGTTDLDVLVYGDTHVEAINTINGILCVNPGSPTYPHNLETQYGTIGFLEISGGKAEATIWQITDDGIEPFNWNRWKRPW
- a CDS encoding universal stress protein, producing MNILVTTDGSERSACILPHAAALARAVGARLHLARVLDPRSDAAGVVAGRLAEAVSGVRTRWEAELRTLLADHGIEGEPLVIERRWGEDVPAAIHRAADELGAVLVAMASRGTGAIRHAVFGSVTMGVLGRADLPVMTLSGCPPVMPHAGPYHLLVTTDGSPDARSVFPALAPLLLPGRVRVTLVEVVVMRALETEPEAKARALPGLEALRPRIPAGVEVACHLPVVPPGAGIDTAIIEAAKELGADAIASATHGHSARRHLIAGSTALGVARRSPVPVILVKSAPVD
- a CDS encoding alpha/beta hydrolase family esterase — translated: MARRARLLAFLALLLVALGISLGACTGADEPAAPARSPTEAPAAPTPAPSPSPNPAPALRGTPGCRQPLPADLKAGETVSRTLQSAGRTRTYLVYLPPSAGPAAEPMPLVLNFHGLGSTGAQQHIYGGWVPIAQREGFVVASPNGVQNSWLIAAGLDDIQFVYDLVAALGNELCLDPARVYATGMSNGGFMSTTLACRAQDLIAAVAPVAGESAPAAGCGERPVPMVLFHGTDDTVVPYQAGTINAGAVSGTPFPGVAAVLDAWAKHNGCSDAPPAETRIAADVVKVEYQGCRAPVVHYRVEGGGHTWPGAVPVPRLGATTTSISASDIAWEFFKAHPRTP
- a CDS encoding DUF4352 domain-containing protein, which translates into the protein MPRFRALAALALGAAVILFAAACGGGDGQARTEEGLKRAVREAAEGLFKGDYRKWYDSYAKECRDQVDFKEFESTTRLGVVFIEQLAGVKLKDFKVAGVEVRNFTKDGAEVSVTIEAPKAAEGFEDFVGAGEFEPWKWEDGRWVAADCSGLAGGSGDDFGDSGPAPTVPPPGSGPKLGETVEAGKARVTVHAVEDPARAPDAVVEPGRRLVAIEVSIEAAKGSVSVATFDFTVQDEKGYTYDPAFFGREPALKMTDLAQGRTIRGWVTFDVPKDAKLVAVYADLDFPKPETLVADLTRK
- a CDS encoding 2-hydroxyacid dehydrogenase, translating into MSKPPAIIAIDLPAGLLEDLRRSVTPIVTGSDPAAIAEALPRAEGILCSALFPLPAETLDRAPRLRVISNFGVGYNNVDLEAATARGIAVCNTPGVLSGAVADLTMALILAIARRLFANAAYVRAGGWSRREPPPPLGWDPAGKTLGIIGFGRIGQAVALRAQAFGMEVVYHDLVNEPVEGLEDCRPVPLEELLELSDVVTLHVNLDPSTHHLIGARELALMKPTAWLINTSRGQVVDQQALAAALRDGTIAGAALDVLDPEPPAPDEPLLAMENVIVLPHVGSATVETRAAMRDMAVRNLVAVLTGRTPPSCVNPSVLERAASR
- a CDS encoding HpcH/HpaI aldolase family protein; this encodes MRTNTVKERWARGEVTFGGWLSIANTFTAEIMAHQGFDWLCIDMQHGVVDYQAAVAMLQVIGGTETVPFVRVPWNEPGIIGKVLDAGAMGVIIPLVNSPEEARQAVGACRYYPEGYRSFGPTRAAYYAGADYFAGANREVACIPMIETQQALERLEEILAVPGIDAVYVGPADLSITLGLPPRMDNEGAFEAARLRIAAACRERGIVAGIHANAALAAKHAAAGFQMITVCGDAGALAAQAAADLRQARGSAGGGGRSVYG
- a CDS encoding ABC transporter permease encodes the protein MSGRTPGPRTFAPNSPARLARLGASRVGIELVGFFRSTDQVFFTFLLPVLFVVVFSTVFSGDLPGPPGRGTVPFAQYFVPGMIAAGVMSAGFAGLAIGIAIEQHDGLLRRLSATPLPRTAYFIGKVGLAITTAVLMVAIILAIGMTFYGVSPPRDAGRWAVFAAVLFLGVGSCSLLGIAYTRLIRSSTAAPAVVQPPYLVLQFISGVFIQYSSVPGWLQAVASVFPLKWMAQGFRYVFLPEWVAAVDYGGSWEIERVLAVLAAWFVGAGLLARLAFRWDRSRG